A window from Nitrospira sp. ND1 encodes these proteins:
- a CDS encoding pseudouridine synthase, with protein MTVHRTARTLVFNKPYDVLPCFTDPEGRQTLGDYIDVSGVYAAGRLDRDSEGLLLLTSDGALAHRITDPEHHLPKVYLVQVERIPDAAAVERLQQGVVVGGRRTKPARVRLLLEAPQIPERPVPIRFRKHVPTAWLELTLREGMNRQVRRMTAAVGHPTLRLVRVAIGPIFLGALLPGEWRELTKAETAEIYGYS; from the coding sequence ATGACGGTTCACCGCACTGCCCGCACGCTGGTGTTCAACAAGCCCTACGATGTGCTGCCTTGCTTTACCGATCCGGAGGGGCGTCAGACCCTGGGCGACTACATCGATGTGTCTGGCGTCTATGCGGCCGGTCGATTGGATCGGGATAGCGAAGGCCTGCTGCTGCTGACTTCGGACGGGGCGTTAGCCCATCGCATTACCGATCCCGAGCACCATCTTCCCAAAGTCTATCTTGTACAGGTTGAGCGTATCCCCGATGCGGCTGCCGTGGAGCGCCTGCAACAAGGGGTGGTGGTCGGCGGAAGACGCACGAAGCCTGCTCGGGTTCGTCTGTTGCTGGAAGCGCCTCAGATCCCGGAGCGGCCAGTGCCCATTCGATTCCGAAAGCATGTGCCCACCGCATGGTTGGAGCTCACTCTGCGCGAAGGCATGAATCGCCAGGTTCGACGGATGACGGCAGCGGTAGGCCATCCGACATTGCGACTGGTGCGGGTTGCGATCGGCCCGATTTTCTTGGGGGCGCTCCTGCCCGGTGAGTGGCGAGAACTTACGAAAGCAGAGACAGCTGAGATTTATGGTTATTCCTGA
- a CDS encoding neutral zinc metallopeptidase: protein MRWEGQRESRNIEDRRGMGAARSGVGLGLGGIVLVLAVSFLTGTNPLTLLNLLNGVQEITPPSEPERPSPKGAPRDSLGKFASVVLADTEDTWRVLLPRLGSTYEDPQMVLFTGTVRSACGTASSAVGPFYCPGDQKVYLDLSFFDEMAQRLGAPGDFAQAYVIAHEIGHHVQNLLGIAGKVTRLQQRGSTAEHNALSVRMELQADCFAGVWGYHAQHNRNLIEAGDFEEGLRAAAAIGDDRLQKMGQGHVQPESWTHGSSEQRMTWLRRGLQSGDPNNCDTFSGGRT from the coding sequence ATGCGATGGGAAGGTCAACGCGAGAGCCGGAACATTGAAGATCGTCGAGGGATGGGTGCGGCCAGGTCCGGCGTAGGCCTTGGATTAGGGGGCATCGTCCTGGTCCTCGCCGTGAGCTTCCTGACCGGAACCAATCCCCTGACGCTGCTCAACTTGCTCAACGGCGTCCAGGAAATCACCCCGCCATCCGAACCGGAGCGCCCGAGCCCGAAGGGTGCACCGCGTGACAGCCTCGGCAAATTTGCCTCCGTGGTTCTGGCCGACACCGAAGACACCTGGCGAGTTCTGCTCCCTCGATTGGGCAGTACGTATGAAGATCCTCAGATGGTCCTCTTCACCGGCACAGTACGATCCGCCTGCGGCACCGCCTCGTCCGCCGTGGGCCCGTTCTACTGTCCCGGCGATCAGAAGGTCTATCTGGATCTTTCCTTCTTTGACGAAATGGCCCAGCGACTCGGCGCGCCCGGCGACTTTGCCCAGGCCTATGTCATCGCGCACGAGATCGGGCACCATGTCCAAAACCTGCTCGGCATTGCGGGGAAAGTCACCCGACTTCAACAACGTGGCTCGACGGCAGAGCATAATGCGCTCTCCGTGCGCATGGAATTGCAGGCCGATTGTTTTGCTGGCGTATGGGGCTACCATGCCCAGCACAACCGAAACCTGATCGAAGCAGGCGATTTCGAGGAAGGACTGCGAGCTGCCGCCGCAATCGGTGATGACCGGCTTCAGAAGATGGGGCAAGGCCACGTACAGCCGGAAAGCTGGACCCACGGGTCATCCGAACAACGCATGACCTGGTTGCGGCGCGGTCTCCAGTCCGGCGATCCCAACAACTGTGATACCTTCTCCGGCGGGCGCACCTAG
- a CDS encoding Slp family lipoprotein translates to MLLGTRQYLILGLLAVAAGCATSVIPESLEPQVDKAVTFSQVLEAPDSYRGKVVVWAGEVLKAKAMKGGTQLEVLQLPLDDEQGPVTDRMESKGRFLALQKEFLDPATMTDGTRVTIVGEITGAAVEKIDEADYRFPTLDVKHLHRWDSRQVDDRRVIGPWWNVFGGVGFGGGSRSGGGISIGF, encoded by the coding sequence ATGCTGCTAGGCACAAGACAGTATCTGATACTAGGCCTGCTCGCTGTGGCCGCCGGTTGCGCGACGTCGGTCATTCCCGAATCGCTTGAGCCGCAAGTCGATAAGGCCGTGACGTTCAGTCAGGTCTTGGAAGCCCCCGATTCTTATCGCGGGAAGGTCGTAGTGTGGGCCGGTGAAGTGCTCAAGGCGAAAGCCATGAAGGGTGGTACTCAACTGGAGGTGCTGCAGCTCCCGCTCGATGACGAGCAGGGGCCAGTAACCGACCGCATGGAGTCGAAAGGGCGGTTCCTGGCGCTTCAGAAAGAGTTCCTCGATCCGGCCACGATGACGGACGGCACCAGGGTGACGATTGTCGGCGAAATTACGGGCGCGGCGGTCGAAAAAATAGATGAGGCGGACTATCGTTTTCCGACGCTGGATGTGAAGCATCTGCATCGATGGGATTCCAGGCAGGTGGATGACCGCCGGGTGATCGGACCTTGGTGGAACGTGTTCGGCGGCGTCGGTTTCGGGGGCGGAAGCCGGTCGGGCGGCGGGATCAGTATCGGGTTTTGA
- a CDS encoding S1C family serine protease — MSRSSLDYVKQIVRGSLGMMAAVSLATGLFTNEAAAIEATMLERAKLATIGVLEDTQDQRTPDKPGKILVRGTGFHLRDGYIVTARHAAEKQDVTTGTVIQKQIHVLTTDLHEIPADLVGDSAFMDVVVYRVAEAHRAKLRATVPFASGDVQPGQEVFTVGYPMGWGPTMSFGHLGNTNTFLQTVDTRLIQADVAACSGNSGGGLFNDKGEVVGIMHAIIQTERDDSTAHCSRMAFAIPAMLAERIVTAALDGKPMAFSKMGIHMVAVKDGTRWRMAVKDVMEPAKSAGIEKHDIIIAVDDTDIQDAAHLKNYLIERTKPGQQVSVKVRRIDTNLTFTVTLAGG; from the coding sequence ATGTCGCGTTCGTCACTCGATTACGTCAAACAGATTGTGCGGGGTTCGCTCGGTATGATGGCCGCTGTGAGTCTGGCCACAGGCCTCTTCACGAACGAGGCGGCAGCCATCGAGGCCACGATGCTGGAGCGCGCCAAACTGGCCACCATCGGTGTCCTGGAGGACACGCAAGACCAACGCACACCGGATAAACCGGGCAAGATTCTGGTGCGTGGAACCGGCTTTCATCTCCGCGACGGCTACATTGTCACCGCCCGCCACGCAGCGGAAAAGCAAGATGTCACGACCGGCACCGTCATCCAAAAACAGATCCACGTCCTGACCACCGACCTCCATGAAATCCCCGCCGATCTTGTCGGCGACAGCGCGTTCATGGACGTCGTGGTCTATCGCGTCGCTGAAGCCCATCGCGCGAAGTTGCGCGCAACGGTCCCCTTTGCCTCCGGCGACGTGCAACCGGGGCAAGAAGTCTTCACCGTGGGCTACCCCATGGGCTGGGGCCCGACTATGTCGTTCGGACACCTGGGCAATACGAACACCTTCCTCCAGACCGTGGACACCAGATTGATTCAAGCCGACGTGGCCGCGTGCAGCGGCAACTCCGGTGGCGGCCTCTTCAACGACAAGGGTGAAGTGGTCGGCATCATGCACGCCATCATCCAGACCGAACGGGACGACTCGACCGCGCATTGCAGCCGCATGGCCTTTGCCATTCCCGCGATGCTGGCTGAACGGATCGTCACCGCCGCTCTGGACGGCAAGCCCATGGCCTTCTCGAAGATGGGCATTCACATGGTCGCCGTGAAAGACGGCACCAGGTGGCGCATGGCGGTGAAAGACGTGATGGAACCGGCCAAGTCCGCGGGCATTGAAAAACACGACATCATCATTGCCGTCGATGATACCGATATTCAGGATGCCGCACATTTAAAGAACTATTTGATCGAACGAACCAAGCCCGGGCAACAAGTCAGCGTCAAGGTCCGCCGCATCGATACCAATCTGACCTTTACGGTAACGCTGGCAGGTGGATGA
- a CDS encoding ABC transporter ATP-binding protein → MAIPFPILDIQHATVYRGETRVFSDFSFRLNAGEPAAILGPNGAGKSTLLKLLSGEVHPLALEETRTRLFGEERWSVWDVRKKLGIVSYDLQRDYLICAEGRNVVLSGFYASNDTYDHQTFTRDQVSRADAVMRELGIESFATRVFGQLSTGEQRRFLLGRALVHDPPVLVLDEPTSGLDLKSCFQYLDLVRTQIHKGKTVVLVTHHLHEIPPEIDRVIFLKGGKILADGPKLNLLTDDRISTLFDRPIVLAQANGWYQALPGLS, encoded by the coding sequence ATGGCGATCCCTTTCCCGATTCTCGACATTCAACATGCCACGGTGTACCGGGGCGAGACCCGCGTCTTTTCCGATTTCTCCTTTCGGCTCAATGCGGGCGAACCTGCGGCCATTCTCGGCCCCAATGGGGCAGGCAAGTCTACGCTCCTCAAGTTGTTATCCGGTGAAGTTCATCCTCTTGCTTTAGAGGAGACGCGCACGCGGCTCTTCGGTGAGGAACGCTGGAGCGTGTGGGATGTGCGCAAGAAACTGGGCATCGTCTCTTACGATCTGCAGCGGGATTATTTGATTTGTGCCGAGGGGCGCAATGTCGTCCTCTCAGGCTTTTACGCCAGTAACGACACTTACGACCATCAGACGTTTACGCGAGACCAGGTAAGCCGGGCAGATGCGGTGATGCGGGAGCTAGGCATCGAATCGTTCGCCACGCGTGTCTTCGGGCAGCTCTCGACAGGGGAGCAGCGGCGGTTTCTTCTTGGGCGAGCCTTGGTTCACGACCCGCCGGTTCTTGTCCTGGATGAACCGACCAGCGGGCTCGATCTCAAATCCTGCTTCCAGTACTTGGACCTCGTGCGCACACAGATTCATAAAGGCAAGACCGTTGTGCTTGTGACCCACCATCTGCACGAAATCCCACCGGAGATCGATCGCGTGATCTTTCTGAAGGGGGGCAAAATACTGGCCGACGGCCCGAAACTAAACCTGCTGACCGACGACCGCATCAGCACCCTCTTTGACCGTCCCATCGTGCTCGCCCAAGCCAACGGCTGGTATCAAGCCCTGCCTGGCCTGTCGTAA
- the rnhA gene encoding ribonuclease HI — protein sequence MIEIYTDGACSGNPGPGGWGALLRIDNAETEMCGGDPATTNNRMELLAVIEALQSLTQPVEARVYTDSQYVQKGISEWIHSWKRRGWKTAGKEPVKNEDLWRRLDTLASGHKLEWHWVRGHNGHPDNERVDALARAGLEQSRRAGKTVGGTRQGLF from the coding sequence ATGATCGAAATCTATACCGACGGGGCCTGCAGCGGGAATCCAGGACCTGGTGGCTGGGGGGCTTTACTGCGCATAGACAACGCCGAAACGGAAATGTGCGGCGGAGATCCGGCCACGACGAACAACCGCATGGAACTGCTTGCCGTCATTGAGGCGTTGCAGTCGCTCACGCAGCCGGTGGAGGCGCGCGTCTACACCGATTCGCAGTATGTGCAAAAGGGGATCAGCGAATGGATTCATAGCTGGAAGCGGCGCGGGTGGAAAACCGCCGGCAAAGAGCCGGTGAAGAATGAGGATTTGTGGCGCCGACTCGATACGCTCGCTTCCGGTCACAAGCTGGAATGGCACTGGGTGCGGGGTCACAACGGTCATCCGGACAACGAACGGGTGGACGCACTGGCACGTGCCGGGCTTGAACAGTCTCGCCGGGCCGGGAAGACGGTCGGCGGTACGCGACAGGGCCTGTTCTAG
- the aroC gene encoding chorismate synthase, translating to MAGNTLGRVFTVTSFGESHGPAIGCVVDGCPPGLALSAEDIQRDLDRRKPGTSRHVTQRQESDTVEILSGVFEGKTTGTPIALLIRNEDQRSRDYGNLLDTFRPGHADYTYWQKYGIRDHRGGGRSSARETAVRVAAAAIAKKWLQEKHGVVIRGYLSQLGPIEAPFQSWETVDTNPFFSANAEVVGKLESFMDELRKAGDSVGAKITAMAEHVPVGWGAPVYAKLDADLAGAMMSINAVKAVEIGAGFASVAQRGSEHGDELTPEGFVTNHAGGILGGISTGQDVVVTIAIKPTSSIRIPRRSIDKQGNPVTLETNGRHDPCVGIRATPIAEAMMALVLMDHALLHRAQNADVETATPKIPSSSPYGAVPVSKKPNA from the coding sequence ATGGCCGGCAATACGTTGGGCCGAGTCTTCACCGTCACGTCATTCGGCGAAAGCCACGGACCGGCGATCGGCTGCGTGGTGGATGGGTGTCCGCCAGGCCTTGCGCTATCCGCCGAAGACATTCAGCGGGATCTCGACCGGCGCAAGCCGGGCACCTCACGCCACGTCACGCAGCGGCAGGAATCCGATACGGTTGAAATCCTTTCCGGGGTGTTCGAGGGCAAGACGACCGGTACGCCCATCGCCCTCTTGATCCGGAACGAAGACCAGCGCAGCCGTGACTATGGCAACCTCCTCGACACCTTTCGACCGGGCCACGCCGACTACACCTATTGGCAGAAGTACGGGATCCGCGACCATCGCGGCGGGGGACGATCTTCGGCGCGTGAAACGGCCGTGCGAGTGGCGGCGGCTGCGATTGCCAAGAAGTGGTTGCAGGAAAAGCACGGTGTTGTCATCCGTGGCTACCTCAGTCAACTCGGGCCGATCGAAGCTCCCTTTCAGAGCTGGGAAACGGTGGACACCAATCCATTTTTTTCGGCGAATGCCGAGGTGGTGGGGAAGCTTGAATCGTTCATGGACGAGTTGCGGAAGGCCGGCGATTCCGTGGGCGCAAAGATTACCGCCATGGCCGAGCATGTGCCGGTCGGGTGGGGTGCTCCGGTCTATGCGAAGCTGGATGCTGACCTGGCCGGCGCCATGATGAGCATCAATGCGGTCAAGGCAGTGGAGATCGGCGCAGGGTTCGCCTCGGTCGCGCAGCGGGGTTCGGAGCATGGCGATGAACTCACGCCTGAAGGGTTTGTGACGAATCATGCCGGCGGCATTCTCGGCGGTATTTCCACCGGGCAGGATGTGGTCGTGACCATCGCCATCAAGCCGACATCAAGCATCCGTATTCCGCGACGTTCCATCGACAAGCAGGGCAACCCGGTGACCCTCGAAACCAATGGGCGTCACGATCCTTGCGTCGGTATCAGGGCCACGCCGATTGCTGAAGCCATGATGGCCCTGGTGCTGATGGATCACGCACTCTTGCATCGCGCGCAAAACGCCGATGTGGAGACGGCGACGCCAAAGATTCCGAGTTCTTCACCGTATGGTGCTGTTCCGGTGAGTAAGAAACCAAACGCATAG
- the aspS gene encoding aspartate--tRNA ligase produces the protein MKIRTHRCGELTKAQVGQQVVLNGWVQRRRDHGMVLFIDLRDRTGLTQVVFNAERNAAVHQAAHTLRSECVVSVTGQVMARPDESKNPNLPTGEIEVFVDAVEILNEAKTPPFMIEDDIEITESLRLKYRYLDLRRPRMQRLLGLRHGIMQAVRAFLNAEQFLEVETPVLTKSTPEGARDYLVPSRVNPGMFYALPQSPQLFKQVLMVSGVDRYYQIARCFRDEDLRNDRQPEFTQIDLEMSFVDREQVMTLMEHMIVSVFKDAGGVQLPTPFPRMTYADAMGRYGSDKPDLRFDMPLHDVTAFAAKSQFKVFKEAATKGGLVKALIVSGGASIARSRIDALGETAKSFGAKGLAWLKVTADGQLESVIAKFLDAKAFAEALPEAKPGDLVLFGADKPAIVHDVLGRIRLLLGEELNLIDKTAWKPLWVTEFPLLDYSPEEKRYIFMHNPFAAPMDEDLPFLDTEPLKARAKAYDMVLNGSEIGGGSIRNHRSDIQLRILDLLGIGKEQAQAKFGFLLEALEYGAPPHGGIAFGLDRLIMLLGGADSIRDVIAFPKTQRAQCPLTEAPSGVSAEQLKELRIKLDLVE, from the coding sequence ATGAAGATCAGGACCCATCGGTGTGGGGAATTGACCAAGGCGCAAGTCGGTCAGCAAGTGGTGTTGAACGGATGGGTGCAACGTCGCCGGGATCACGGCATGGTGCTGTTCATCGATCTGCGTGATCGAACAGGGTTGACGCAAGTGGTGTTCAACGCCGAGCGGAATGCGGCGGTCCACCAAGCCGCACATACCTTGCGGAGCGAATGCGTTGTGTCGGTGACCGGCCAGGTGATGGCCAGGCCGGATGAGTCCAAGAATCCGAACCTGCCCACCGGTGAGATCGAAGTGTTCGTGGATGCCGTCGAGATTCTCAACGAAGCCAAGACGCCACCCTTCATGATCGAGGACGACATTGAGATCACCGAGTCTCTTCGATTGAAGTACCGCTATCTGGATCTCAGGCGCCCGAGGATGCAGCGGTTGCTGGGATTGCGTCACGGGATCATGCAGGCGGTGCGGGCATTCTTGAATGCGGAGCAGTTTCTGGAAGTGGAAACGCCCGTGTTGACCAAAAGTACGCCGGAAGGCGCTCGTGATTATCTGGTGCCCAGCCGCGTGAATCCGGGGATGTTTTATGCACTGCCCCAGTCGCCGCAGCTGTTCAAGCAGGTGTTGATGGTGAGCGGTGTGGATCGGTATTACCAGATTGCCCGTTGCTTCCGCGACGAAGACCTTCGTAACGATCGCCAGCCTGAATTTACCCAGATTGACCTCGAAATGTCGTTCGTGGATCGTGAGCAGGTCATGACGCTCATGGAGCACATGATCGTCTCTGTCTTCAAGGATGCCGGCGGGGTACAGTTGCCCACGCCCTTTCCCCGGATGACCTATGCCGACGCCATGGGGCGCTACGGGTCGGACAAGCCGGACCTTCGCTTCGACATGCCGTTGCATGATGTCACGGCGTTTGCCGCGAAAAGCCAATTCAAGGTGTTCAAGGAGGCGGCGACCAAGGGCGGACTCGTCAAGGCGCTGATCGTGTCCGGAGGGGCCTCCATTGCGCGGAGTCGTATCGACGCGCTCGGTGAAACGGCGAAAAGTTTTGGCGCGAAAGGCCTAGCCTGGTTGAAAGTCACTGCGGACGGCCAGTTAGAATCGGTAATCGCCAAATTTCTCGATGCCAAGGCCTTTGCCGAGGCCTTGCCGGAAGCGAAGCCCGGCGATCTGGTGCTCTTCGGCGCGGATAAACCGGCCATCGTGCACGATGTCTTGGGACGAATCCGGCTGCTGCTTGGTGAGGAACTGAATCTCATCGACAAAACAGCCTGGAAGCCCTTGTGGGTGACGGAGTTCCCGCTGTTGGACTATTCGCCGGAAGAGAAACGCTATATCTTCATGCACAATCCCTTCGCCGCGCCGATGGATGAAGACCTGCCGTTCCTCGACACGGAGCCGTTGAAGGCCAGGGCCAAGGCCTACGACATGGTGCTCAACGGGAGCGAAATCGGCGGTGGTAGCATTCGCAATCATCGTAGCGACATCCAGTTGCGGATTCTGGATCTGTTGGGGATCGGCAAGGAACAGGCTCAAGCGAAGTTCGGCTTCCTGCTGGAAGCGCTGGAGTATGGCGCGCCTCCGCACGGCGGCATTGCGTTCGGCCTCGACCGGTTGATCATGCTGCTGGGTGGCGCCGATTCGATTCGCGATGTCATCGCGTTTCCCAAGACGCAACGCGCGCAATGCCCGCTGACCGAAGCGCCTTCCGGCGTGAGTGCCGAGCAATTGAAGGAGTTGCGCATCAAGTTGGATCTCGTCGAGTAG
- a CDS encoding pseudouridine synthase, protein MEVRLQKLIAGTGLASRRKAEELITSGRVTINGSVVKELGTKVDPARDHVKVDGKHLRAAQPYVYLILNKPKNVMSTLDDPEGRPTVKDLLHGVTVRVFPVGRLDFDSEGLMLLTNHGDLAQALLHPRYHVPKTYLIKVKGVLDDAKIEALERGVKLEDGFTAPAKVNKVSKAESNSWLEVTIHEGRKHQVKRMVEAVGHSVIKLVRVRMGPLLLGDLAPREYRFLTDREANRLRDLVEDRVARAERPELDASGKPTRWMPPTEPAPPRPPKPERSGRGPKAQRSERGPRSQRSLASAKSSRSGRGTTRRPMSPGAKFRRPAKGVGFQRTQAGPIPQGADRGPGSRPTGPDQNPQRTQPGAGFQRPRSGAKPQGPGRGMTVRRSGPGQNFQQKRRGGSSASRPGQRGPAGKSRPSTRRRA, encoded by the coding sequence ATGGAAGTCAGACTACAAAAACTCATCGCCGGCACCGGACTGGCTTCGCGACGCAAAGCCGAGGAGTTGATCACGTCCGGGCGCGTGACGATCAATGGTAGCGTGGTAAAGGAACTCGGCACCAAAGTCGATCCCGCTCGCGACCATGTCAAAGTCGATGGGAAACATCTTCGGGCTGCGCAGCCCTATGTGTATTTGATCCTCAACAAGCCCAAGAACGTCATGTCCACGCTGGATGATCCTGAGGGACGTCCCACGGTGAAGGACCTCCTGCACGGAGTCACCGTGCGCGTGTTTCCTGTCGGCCGCTTGGATTTCGACAGCGAAGGGCTCATGTTGCTCACGAATCACGGCGACCTGGCTCAGGCGCTGCTCCATCCCCGCTACCATGTTCCGAAAACCTATTTGATCAAGGTCAAGGGTGTGCTCGACGATGCGAAGATCGAAGCTCTTGAACGAGGCGTCAAGCTGGAAGACGGCTTCACGGCGCCGGCGAAGGTGAATAAGGTCAGCAAGGCTGAGAGCAATTCGTGGCTTGAGGTCACGATTCACGAAGGACGGAAACATCAAGTGAAGCGGATGGTCGAGGCGGTGGGCCATTCGGTGATTAAGCTCGTGCGTGTCCGCATGGGACCGTTGCTTTTGGGAGATTTGGCGCCGCGAGAATATCGATTCCTGACCGACCGCGAGGCGAATCGGTTACGGGATCTGGTGGAGGATCGGGTGGCCAGAGCGGAACGTCCGGAACTGGACGCGTCCGGAAAACCGACTCGATGGATGCCGCCGACGGAGCCGGCTCCGCCTCGTCCTCCCAAGCCCGAGCGTTCAGGGCGTGGGCCAAAAGCTCAGCGTTCCGAACGGGGGCCGCGATCTCAACGGTCTCTGGCCAGTGCGAAATCTTCACGCTCAGGTCGCGGAACCACGCGGCGGCCCATGAGTCCAGGTGCCAAATTTCGTCGTCCTGCCAAAGGGGTTGGTTTTCAACGGACTCAGGCTGGTCCGATCCCGCAGGGGGCTGATCGTGGCCCTGGCTCGCGTCCGACCGGGCCAGACCAAAACCCCCAGCGCACTCAGCCTGGAGCAGGATTTCAGCGGCCCCGGTCCGGTGCGAAACCTCAAGGCCCCGGTCGGGGCATGACGGTTCGGCGCTCGGGTCCTGGTCAGAACTTTCAACAGAAGCGGCGCGGCGGATCGTCAGCTTCGCGCCCGGGACAACGAGGCCCTGCTGGAAAATCGCGGCCCTCAACGCGGAGAAGAGCATGA
- the guaA gene encoding glutamine-hydrolyzing GMP synthase — MELWHDRILVLDFGSQYTQLIARRIREAQVYSQILPCTVPLATVLAYRPKGIVLSGGPSSVYDKKAPSVSKQLFEQGIPILGICYGMQLVTHLQGGEVEKAPHREFGRAELTLDDRSDLFKGIGTRGSTVVWMSHGDRIERMPPGFRSIAHTDNSPIAAMKRHDARQRIYCLQFHPEVAHTTEGATILKNFVYDICGCKPTWTMRSYVDTAVEQIRQQVGTERVICALSGGVDSSVAAALTHRAVGDQLTCIFVDNGVLRTGERDQVEKTFASQMHLNMRILDRTSQFLTGLKSVTDPERKRKIIGRLFIKNFEVESKKLKGIKYLVQGTLYPDVIESVSFKGPSATIKTHHNVGGLPTRMKLKLVEPLRELFKDEVRALGQELGLPDEIIWRQPFPGPGLAIRVLGAVTKERLAILRGAETIVDQEIRAAGLYREIWQAFAVLLPIRTVGVMGDQRTYEYVIAIRAVTSLDGMTADWAKIPSDVLGKMSSRIINEVKGVNRVVYDISSKPPSTIEWE; from the coding sequence ATGGAACTCTGGCACGATAGAATCCTTGTCCTTGATTTCGGCTCCCAGTACACGCAGCTGATCGCACGACGTATCCGTGAAGCGCAGGTCTATTCGCAGATCCTGCCCTGCACCGTGCCGCTCGCGACGGTATTAGCCTACCGTCCGAAGGGTATCGTGTTATCCGGCGGACCATCGAGCGTGTACGACAAAAAGGCTCCTTCGGTATCCAAACAACTCTTCGAACAGGGCATTCCCATTCTCGGGATTTGCTACGGAATGCAGCTGGTGACGCATCTGCAGGGCGGCGAAGTGGAGAAGGCTCCGCACCGCGAGTTTGGCCGGGCTGAGCTGACCCTCGATGACCGGTCGGATCTGTTCAAGGGAATAGGGACTCGGGGCTCTACCGTCGTGTGGATGTCGCACGGGGATCGCATCGAACGGATGCCGCCAGGATTCCGCTCCATCGCACACACGGACAATTCTCCCATCGCCGCGATGAAGCGGCACGACGCCAGGCAGCGCATCTACTGTCTTCAATTTCATCCGGAAGTGGCGCACACCACCGAGGGCGCCACGATCCTCAAGAACTTCGTTTACGATATCTGCGGCTGCAAGCCGACCTGGACCATGCGCTCCTATGTCGACACGGCCGTTGAACAGATCAGGCAACAGGTCGGGACGGAGCGGGTGATCTGCGCCTTGAGCGGCGGGGTGGATTCCTCTGTGGCGGCCGCGCTCACGCACCGTGCGGTCGGCGATCAACTGACCTGCATTTTCGTCGACAACGGGGTGTTGCGTACCGGTGAACGTGACCAGGTCGAGAAAACCTTCGCGTCGCAGATGCATCTGAACATGCGGATCCTCGATCGCACCAGTCAGTTTCTCACGGGCCTGAAGAGCGTGACCGACCCTGAGCGGAAGCGAAAGATTATCGGCCGTCTCTTCATTAAGAATTTTGAGGTCGAGTCCAAAAAGTTGAAAGGCATCAAATACCTCGTGCAAGGCACGTTGTATCCCGATGTCATCGAAAGCGTGAGCTTCAAGGGCCCCTCGGCGACGATCAAAACGCACCACAACGTCGGGGGATTGCCGACCAGAATGAAGTTGAAGCTGGTCGAGCCCCTGCGTGAATTGTTCAAGGACGAAGTGCGGGCCTTGGGCCAGGAGCTCGGCCTGCCGGATGAGATTATCTGGCGGCAACCCTTTCCCGGTCCCGGCCTGGCGATCCGCGTGCTCGGCGCAGTCACCAAGGAACGGCTGGCCATTCTGCGCGGGGCGGAAACGATCGTCGATCAGGAAATTCGCGCCGCGGGACTGTATCGAGAGATCTGGCAGGCCTTCGCCGTCCTGCTGCCGATCCGGACGGTCGGTGTCATGGGTGACCAGCGGACGTATGAATATGTCATTGCCATCCGCGCGGTCACGAGCCTTGATGGCATGACCGCCGATTGGGCCAAAATTCCGAGCGATGTGCTGGGGAAGATGTCGAGTCGGATCATCAATGAAGTGAAAGGCGTCAATCGGGTCGTCTACGACATCAGCTCAAAACCTCCAAGTACAATTGAGTGGGAGTAG